In the genome of Ignavibacteria bacterium, one region contains:
- the purB gene encoding adenylosuccinate lyase, with the protein MIERYSRKEMSYIWSDENRYKIWLNIEILACEAQAMQGLIPKKSLATIKQKANFNVKKILEIEEKVNHDVIAFLTNVAQYVGPDSRFIHMGMTSSDVVDTTISVQLKQAGKILLNDLQRVHKTLYSKAKKYKHLSMIGRTHGVHAEPITLGLKFALWYDETTRNIERLKRAIDVICVGQISGAVGTYEHLSPQVEKYVCQKLGLKTTNIATQILQRDRHAEFMTTLAIIASCIEKYTTEIRHLQKTEVLEMEEFFAKGQKGSSAMPHKKNPILSERLSGMARVIRGNALAALENIPLWHERDISHSSVERIILPDSTILMDYILYKFNGLIDNLVINEHNIKRNINLTNGLIFSQTALLRMIAKGMKREDAYAIIQTTAMKCWEEGVPFEKLLRNDGEVVKYLNEEDIKEIFDYEKSKKNVDYIFKRVGVK; encoded by the coding sequence ATGATAGAAAGATACTCCCGAAAAGAAATGAGCTACATCTGGTCTGATGAAAACAGATATAAGATATGGCTCAACATCGAAATTCTTGCCTGCGAAGCACAGGCAATGCAAGGATTGATTCCAAAAAAGTCGCTTGCAACAATCAAGCAGAAAGCCAACTTCAACGTAAAAAAGATTTTAGAAATCGAAGAAAAAGTTAATCATGATGTGATTGCTTTTCTAACGAACGTAGCGCAATATGTCGGTCCTGACTCACGGTTTATTCATATGGGCATGACAAGTTCCGATGTTGTAGATACGACGATTTCGGTTCAGCTTAAGCAAGCAGGAAAAATTTTGCTCAATGATTTACAGCGTGTTCACAAAACTTTATACTCAAAAGCTAAGAAATACAAGCATCTTTCGATGATTGGAAGAACGCATGGGGTTCATGCAGAGCCGATTACGCTTGGGTTAAAATTTGCACTTTGGTATGATGAAACGACAAGGAACATTGAAAGACTAAAACGAGCGATTGATGTTATCTGCGTCGGGCAGATTTCAGGAGCCGTGGGAACTTATGAGCATCTTTCACCGCAGGTTGAAAAATATGTCTGCCAGAAACTCGGGCTTAAGACTACAAATATTGCAACACAGATTTTGCAGAGAGACAGACATGCGGAGTTCATGACAACACTTGCAATCATTGCATCGTGCATTGAAAAATATACGACTGAAATCCGTCATCTTCAAAAAACGGAAGTGCTTGAGATGGAAGAATTTTTTGCAAAAGGACAAAAAGGTTCTTCGGCAATGCCTCATAAGAAAAACCCGATATTGTCGGAGCGTCTTTCAGGAATGGCGCGTGTAATTCGCGGCAATGCTCTTGCGGCTTTAGAAAACATCCCGCTCTGGCATGAGCGCGACATTTCGCATTCATCGGTCGAGAGAATTATTCTTCCTGATTCAACGATTCTGATGGACTACATTCTTTATAAGTTCAATGGGCTGATTGATAATCTTGTGATTAATGAGCATAATATTAAACGTAACATTAATCTTACTAACGGGCTAATATTTTCACAGACTGCTTTGCTCAGGATGATTGCAAAGGGAATGAAGCGCGAGGATGCTTATGCGATAATTCAAACAACAGCAATGAAGTGCTGGGAAGAAGGCGTGCCGTTTGAAAAACTTTTACGCAACGACGGCGAAGTTGTGAAATACCTCAATGAAGAAGATATAAAAGAAATTTTCGATTACGAAAAATCGAAAAAGAATGTTGATTATATTTTTAAAAGAGTTGGAGTGAAGTAA
- a CDS encoding SpoIIE family protein phosphatase, with amino-acid sequence MKFFNKFSDSTFRFVYIAIAIFCFIILGLIFVNTMIVERITVDDCLWVEQLQKEGEGQGREYSRLDSAVYIIQITPGGVADEAGIKNGDVLVAINGRLFKGSFEAQDILNEFDNETIVYTILRGNEVLNLPIYVYKFFNTQFLIFSIFGFCFIIVGLLVGYSKPKEFTSKLFFFLGCTAAFGVVAYSNVNFITTRTEAFISWLLAACTVIFPPMFLHFFLSYPVKYQFRNRRIVIFILYGLNLAFFLQQFILVNVLKISFASWIARISFTSLYIIAGVVFLIISYRRVTQDSPLKKALGIVLFGTILTAAGIIYFFSIQFSTNVPLFLQNPLLLLPSFLIVAAPLSFGYSIFKYKILDTEFIVKRGIVFAILTTFIICVYLLIVFVLNSLLSGYLRDNGQLIIILSIVVIILSFDYINKKVHQFVDKQFYKERYNYRQSLLDFTQELPYLKNINEILKKISSSVQEVMGISKVSLWIKDVEYEKLLDKNFSDYFGDKYDEIANRSFDDMLLYLYRDNKEPVLLYDANLNEMAIPDEWKNIIKQQGIVLSTPIFFKNKLIGAVNFGDKASNKAFTEEDIDLLKTLASQCAISFENSRLQQEELSKEKIEDELKIARQIQEESKPVDEHNIAGLDIFSYSQPARMIGGDFYDLIKLSEDKILLVVADVSGKGIPAALNMSKIQTMLQFASGVYQTPKILLTELNKLIHEKIERKSFVTMVVALFDLKEKKVRIARAGHNPALVSKNNEVNILLTKGMGLGLESESLFENTLEEEVLDLSDDSLFIFYSDGLTEARNEKKQEFTTNNVIEIVKNFRNFDSKTIVKELVNSVKKFTGFAEQHDDITLVVVKT; translated from the coding sequence ATGAAATTTTTTAACAAATTTTCCGACAGCACATTCCGTTTTGTTTATATAGCAATTGCAATATTTTGCTTTATTATACTTGGACTTATTTTTGTCAATACGATGATTGTGGAACGTATAACTGTCGATGATTGCTTATGGGTTGAACAATTACAAAAAGAAGGCGAAGGTCAAGGCCGGGAATACTCACGGCTTGATTCTGCAGTTTACATAATTCAGATAACTCCGGGTGGCGTTGCAGATGAAGCCGGAATAAAAAACGGTGACGTGCTTGTTGCAATAAACGGAAGATTATTTAAAGGAAGTTTTGAGGCTCAGGATATTCTTAATGAATTTGATAACGAAACAATAGTTTATACAATTTTGAGAGGCAATGAAGTTCTAAATCTGCCGATTTATGTTTATAAGTTTTTCAATACGCAATTTTTAATTTTCAGCATATTCGGATTTTGTTTTATCATAGTGGGCTTGTTAGTCGGTTATTCCAAACCGAAGGAATTTACTTCCAAATTATTTTTCTTTTTGGGATGCACTGCTGCTTTTGGTGTGGTTGCATACTCAAACGTAAATTTTATTACGACCCGGACCGAAGCGTTTATCTCGTGGCTTCTTGCGGCGTGCACAGTAATATTCCCACCGATGTTTCTGCATTTTTTTCTTAGCTATCCTGTTAAGTACCAATTCAGGAACAGAAGAATCGTCATATTCATTTTATACGGATTAAATCTTGCTTTCTTTTTACAGCAATTTATTCTTGTGAACGTATTGAAAATCAGTTTCGCAAGCTGGATAGCAAGAATATCGTTTACATCTTTGTATATAATTGCCGGGGTAGTTTTCCTTATAATATCATACAGAAGAGTTACTCAAGACAGTCCGTTGAAAAAAGCTCTTGGAATAGTTCTCTTCGGAACGATACTCACCGCTGCGGGAATTATTTATTTTTTCTCGATTCAATTTTCTACAAACGTTCCGTTGTTTTTACAAAACCCGCTATTGCTGCTCCCGTCGTTTTTAATCGTGGCAGCTCCGCTTTCATTCGGGTATTCAATTTTTAAATACAAAATTTTAGATACAGAATTTATTGTCAAACGCGGAATCGTGTTTGCAATACTTACAACATTTATTATTTGCGTTTATCTTTTAATTGTGTTCGTTCTTAATTCGCTGTTAAGCGGATACCTGCGTGACAACGGACAATTGATAATAATTTTATCAATAGTTGTTATAATTCTTTCATTCGATTACATAAATAAAAAAGTTCATCAGTTTGTAGATAAACAGTTTTATAAGGAAAGATATAATTACAGGCAGTCGCTTCTTGATTTTACCCAGGAGCTTCCCTATCTGAAAAACATTAATGAGATATTAAAAAAAATCTCTTCCTCGGTTCAGGAGGTCATGGGTATTTCAAAAGTGTCCTTATGGATAAAAGATGTTGAATACGAAAAATTGCTCGATAAAAATTTCAGCGATTACTTCGGCGATAAGTATGATGAAATTGCAAACCGTTCGTTTGATGATATGCTATTATATTTGTACAGGGATAATAAAGAACCGGTTTTACTATACGATGCCAATCTTAACGAAATGGCAATACCTGATGAATGGAAAAACATAATAAAGCAGCAAGGGATAGTTTTATCGACTCCGATTTTTTTTAAGAATAAACTTATCGGGGCGGTGAACTTCGGCGATAAAGCTTCAAATAAAGCATTCACCGAAGAAGATATTGACCTGCTGAAAACTCTCGCATCACAATGCGCAATATCATTTGAGAATTCACGTCTGCAGCAGGAGGAGTTGTCAAAAGAAAAAATCGAAGACGAGCTAAAGATTGCAAGACAGATTCAGGAAGAATCTAAACCGGTTGATGAGCATAACATTGCAGGTCTTGATATCTTCAGTTATTCACAGCCCGCAAGAATGATAGGCGGAGATTTTTATGATTTGATTAAATTAAGCGAAGATAAAATTCTTCTTGTTGTTGCGGATGTTTCAGGCAAAGGGATTCCTGCAGCACTTAATATGTCGAAGATTCAGACAATGCTTCAGTTTGCATCGGGAGTTTATCAGACCCCAAAAATTTTATTAACTGAGCTTAATAAATTGATACATGAAAAAATCGAAAGAAAATCTTTCGTAACAATGGTTGTTGCTTTATTCGATTTAAAAGAAAAGAAAGTCCGCATTGCAAGAGCGGGGCATAATCCTGCGCTTGTTTCAAAAAACAATGAGGTGAATATTCTGCTAACCAAAGGAATGGGACTGGGTCTCGAAAGCGAATCGTTATTTGAAAATACGCTCGAAGAAGAAGTGCTTGATTTATCTGATGACAGCTTGTTTATATTTTATTCCGACGGATTAACTGAAGCGCGCAATGAAAAGAAACAGGAATTCACCACAAATAATGTAATTGAAATAGTCAAAAACTTCAGGAATTTTGACTCAAAGACAATTGTTAAAGAGTTAGTAAACTCAGTAAAAAAATTCACAGGTTTTGCCGAACAACATGATGACATTACGCTTGTTGTGGTAAAGACCTGA
- a CDS encoding SDR family NAD(P)-dependent oxidoreductase codes for MDKIAVVTGGSKGIGRACVNALIKDGYKVIDASRTKHSLDNANYNYFKTDVASEGDVKNLFDYVAKEFGRLDVLINNAGFGKFANLAETTTKDFDEMFAVNVRGLYLCCRYALKIMIPQNSGVIINMASIAGKSSIATASIYSATKHAVMGLSGALMLEVRQHNIRVVKVCPGSVDTNFFDHPGSVLTSARESILSPEDIAEACMFAINLPDNAMVSEVELRPTNPKKK; via the coding sequence ATGGATAAAATTGCAGTTGTTACAGGTGGTTCAAAAGGAATCGGCAGGGCTTGCGTGAATGCTCTGATAAAAGACGGTTATAAAGTGATTGATGCATCGAGAACAAAACATAGTCTCGATAATGCGAATTATAATTATTTTAAGACGGACGTTGCCAGCGAAGGTGATGTGAAGAATCTTTTTGATTACGTTGCGAAGGAGTTCGGAAGACTTGACGTGCTGATTAACAATGCAGGGTTCGGGAAGTTTGCGAATCTGGCTGAGACAACCACAAAAGATTTTGATGAGATGTTTGCGGTGAACGTGCGCGGATTATATTTATGCTGTCGGTATGCTTTGAAGATTATGATTCCGCAGAATTCGGGAGTAATAATAAATATGGCATCCATTGCGGGGAAGAGTTCGATTGCGACTGCGTCAATTTACAGCGCTACGAAGCATGCAGTGATGGGACTTTCAGGCGCATTGATGCTCGAAGTAAGACAGCATAACATAAGAGTTGTGAAAGTTTGTCCGGGGTCAGTCGATACGAATTTCTTTGATCATCCGGGTTCGGTGCTGACATCGGCGAGAGAATCGATTTTGAGTCCGGAAGACATTGCCGAGGCGTGTATGTTTGCGATTAATCTGCCGGATAATGCAATGGTGAGCGAGGTTGAGTTAAGACCAACGAATCCGAAAAAGAAGTAA
- a CDS encoding DUF2975 domain-containing protein: MKKSLTIFSQIVIVLIGIGTLVFMLWEPHLEGRNANASVFEIYFNDPFLAYAYLSSILFFVALYQAFKVMGYIRQDKTFSQATVKALRTIKFCALALIGFVVIAEIFIMSNTSDDRAGGVAMGLFAAFVFALIATAATLYERALQRKI, from the coding sequence ATGAAAAAATCCTTAACAATATTTTCCCAGATTGTAATTGTCCTCATCGGCATCGGGACTCTTGTTTTTATGCTTTGGGAACCACACCTCGAAGGCAGAAATGCAAATGCTTCGGTCTTTGAAATCTACTTCAATGACCCCTTTTTGGCGTATGCGTATTTATCATCGATTTTGTTTTTTGTAGCGCTCTATCAGGCATTCAAAGTGATGGGTTACATAAGGCAAGATAAGACATTCTCTCAGGCAACCGTGAAAGCTTTGCGGACAATAAAATTTTGTGCGTTAGCTCTCATTGGTTTTGTTGTGATAGCAGAAATCTTTATTATGTCAAATACAAGTGATGACCGCGCAGGCGGTGTTGCTATGGGACTCTTTGCCGCTTTCGTTTTTGCTTTAATTGCCACTGCGGCAACGCTCTATGAACGGGCTTTGCAAAGAAAAATTTAA
- a CDS encoding SpoIIE family protein phosphatase, with protein sequence MRFLNKLPDNYLRGIIITITLYCVIIIGIVFIKATFTDRLTIDDITKTFEYDGKKLEKGALVIDVKEGGAGYNAGIREGDTIVYVNGNGFFDFNTFQSTLNKSKDGEILNYTVIRNGQLLNFKVKVYKYFHLIYYVFFTLSFGFLVIGFIVGYSKPKEYVSQIFFLLGCAAALGFNVFGGIWYYITVDSFIWYNFAFGEIFVFPLFFHFFSIYPIQYNFRLRKSIIAFAYIYVFLLVISFYFLSYQSVILGNLLRNLLGLSPVIFLFAGIALFIRSYTKIKDPQLKKSLKVIAIGFLIGAIGLIYYFFLFSLIYERFGMNPIFRLPTILVLAIPLSFGYSIFKYRILDTEFIVKKSLVFGFVTAITICIYLAVLYIIDSLLSQFLVSNRQLITISLIIIITFSFDFVNKKVKEFVDKQFYRERYNYRQALLKFAEELPYIKNINEILSKIGKSIYETIGIESINIWLNDKYYSQLTEDDENQKTKSEKLSEAFRDLYAYNSEPVSLYEVNLEELHIKPVLKQIFTEEKIVLSVPVFLKNNLLGAINFGKKKSGKAYSDEDIDLLKTLASQSAIAFENARLQAEEIKKRKFEEELRIAQTIQEGLLPSKRNLINGIEIDCFYKPAKIVGGDFYDLIKIDNDKIIIVVADVSGKGIPAALYMSKIQAMIQIAAKIYKNPKDILIEVNKQIKNKIERKSFVTVVMALFDLKTKTAKICRAGHPPVIYKSHNGTNIIWDKGIGIGLVREGSQINEIGLFKENMLETEIKFKDDDCFMFYSDGLIEAMDFNNELFGTDRLLNIINSNSYNNTGEMKEKIINAVNEFRNGREQNDDITFVIGKIKPL encoded by the coding sequence TTGAGATTCCTCAATAAGCTACCCGATAATTATTTACGAGGCATTATAATCACAATAACACTTTATTGCGTGATTATTATCGGCATTGTGTTTATTAAAGCTACATTTACCGACCGTCTTACTATTGATGACATAACAAAAACATTTGAATATGACGGCAAGAAGCTTGAAAAAGGAGCTCTTGTCATTGATGTAAAAGAAGGCGGAGCGGGATATAACGCCGGAATCAGGGAAGGTGATACAATTGTTTATGTTAACGGAAACGGATTTTTTGATTTTAATACTTTTCAAAGCACGCTAAACAAATCCAAAGACGGTGAGATTTTAAACTATACCGTTATCCGCAACGGTCAGCTTCTGAATTTCAAAGTAAAGGTATATAAATATTTCCACCTGATTTATTATGTATTTTTTACTTTATCGTTCGGATTTTTAGTCATCGGGTTTATTGTCGGTTATTCCAAACCTAAAGAGTATGTTTCCCAGATATTTTTTCTTTTGGGATGCGCTGCAGCGCTTGGCTTTAATGTCTTTGGAGGCATATGGTATTATATAACCGTGGATTCCTTTATATGGTATAATTTTGCGTTTGGCGAAATATTTGTGTTCCCTCTTTTCTTTCACTTCTTTTCAATTTATCCGATTCAATATAATTTCAGACTCAGAAAGAGCATCATTGCTTTTGCATATATTTATGTTTTCCTTCTGGTTATTTCGTTTTATTTCTTATCCTATCAGAGTGTAATCTTAGGGAATTTGTTAAGAAACTTATTAGGTTTATCTCCTGTAATATTTTTATTTGCCGGCATAGCATTGTTCATCCGTTCATATACAAAAATTAAAGACCCGCAGTTAAAAAAATCCCTGAAGGTCATAGCGATAGGGTTTTTAATTGGAGCAATCGGGTTAATCTATTATTTCTTTTTGTTTTCATTGATATATGAGAGATTCGGAATGAACCCGATTTTCAGACTGCCCACAATTCTTGTGCTTGCCATACCGCTTTCGTTTGGTTATTCCATCTTCAAATATAGGATTCTGGATACCGAGTTCATTGTCAAAAAAAGCCTTGTTTTCGGATTCGTAACTGCAATTACAATCTGTATTTACCTTGCGGTGCTTTATATAATCGATTCACTTCTAAGCCAATTTTTGGTTTCAAACAGACAGCTCATAACAATTTCTTTAATTATAATCATAACTTTTTCGTTTGATTTCGTAAATAAAAAAGTAAAAGAATTCGTTGACAAACAGTTTTATCGAGAGAGATATAATTACCGGCAAGCATTGCTCAAGTTCGCAGAAGAGCTTCCGTATATTAAAAACATAAATGAGATTTTAAGCAAAATCGGGAAATCGATTTATGAAACCATCGGAATTGAATCAATCAATATCTGGCTGAATGACAAATATTATTCACAACTGACTGAAGATGATGAAAATCAAAAAACAAAATCCGAGAAATTGAGCGAAGCATTCAGAGACCTTTATGCATATAATTCAGAACCGGTATCGCTTTATGAAGTGAATCTTGAGGAGCTGCATATAAAACCCGTGTTAAAGCAAATCTTCACCGAAGAAAAAATTGTATTATCCGTTCCTGTTTTTCTGAAAAATAATTTACTCGGGGCGATTAATTTCGGAAAGAAAAAATCCGGCAAAGCATATTCTGATGAAGACATCGATTTGTTAAAAACTCTTGCCTCACAAAGCGCCATTGCATTTGAAAACGCGCGTCTTCAGGCAGAAGAGATAAAGAAAAGAAAATTTGAGGAAGAGCTTAGAATTGCCCAAACTATTCAGGAAGGGTTACTACCCAGCAAAAGAAATCTAATAAACGGAATTGAAATAGATTGCTTTTACAAACCTGCAAAAATTGTAGGCGGTGATTTTTATGATTTGATAAAAATCGATAATGATAAGATTATTATTGTTGTTGCAGATGTTTCAGGCAAAGGCATACCGGCAGCTTTGTATATGTCGAAGATTCAGGCAATGATTCAGATTGCAGCCAAAATTTACAAAAACCCGAAGGATATTTTAATTGAAGTAAACAAACAGATAAAAAATAAAATTGAACGCAAATCTTTTGTTACCGTTGTGATGGCATTATTTGATTTAAAAACAAAGACTGCGAAGATTTGCCGCGCCGGACATCCTCCTGTTATTTATAAATCACACAATGGAACGAACATTATCTGGGATAAAGGCATCGGTATCGGATTAGTCCGAGAAGGAAGTCAAATTAATGAAATCGGTCTATTCAAGGAAAATATGCTCGAGACAGAGATTAAATTTAAAGATGATGACTGTTTTATGTTTTATTCGGACGGACTTATTGAAGCAATGGATTTCAATAATGAACTGTTCGGAACCGACAGATTGCTAAACATTATTAACTCAAATTCGTATAATAATACCGGAGAAATGAAGGAAAAAATCATTAACGCCGTCAATGAATTCAGAAACGGTCGCGAACAAAATGATGATATAACCTTTGTAATTGGAAAAATAAAACCCTTATGA
- a CDS encoding DinB family protein: protein MNTEAKLLKLMLEDARRKTLKGIEGLTKEQLFAPPVPNEDCIGAYLMHLGECEIGWYETTTGETLPQELKDRNYYAVWIGCPAEEAHPPKEALEVKEYIDAITDVRKLWLDFLDIIDDSVLDEIVVVRRGENEARMTKRDIVNRLISHENHTHGQMFLLMGMGGMKKDFGDIWKIRLEK, encoded by the coding sequence ATGAACACTGAAGCGAAACTTTTAAAGCTTATGCTTGAAGATGCGCGCAGAAAAACTTTGAAAGGTATTGAAGGTCTTACTAAAGAGCAGTTATTCGCTCCGCCGGTTCCAAACGAGGATTGCATTGGCGCATACCTAATGCATCTTGGCGAGTGTGAAATCGGGTGGTATGAAACAACTACCGGTGAAACTCTCCCGCAGGAATTAAAAGACAGAAATTATTATGCGGTATGGATTGGATGTCCGGCTGAAGAAGCCCATCCGCCTAAAGAAGCCCTTGAAGTCAAGGAATACATTGATGCAATTACAGATGTGAGAAAACTGTGGCTTGATTTTTTGGACATCATAGACGACAGTGTGCTGGATGAAATTGTTGTGGTAAGAAGAGGAGAGAATGAAGCAAGAATGACGAAACGTGATATTGTCAACCGTTTAATCTCGCATGAAAACCATACTCACGGGCAGATGTTTTTGTTAATGGGAATGGGTGGAATGAAAAAGGATTTCGGGGACATATGGAAGATACGGCTTGAGAAGTAA
- a CDS encoding T9SS type A sorting domain-containing protein: protein MEATLNKTNFFLRMVQYYNLNALGKGKGVNCCIDFNLPYDSDVKLNIFNLSGQLAMMVYNNKHLKTGFHSKRIDLNTLPPGDYYYELETNQNKEIKYLKHLGKYSK, encoded by the coding sequence ATGGAAGCAACACTAAACAAGACAAATTTTTTCCTGAGAATGGTTCAGTATTATAATCTCAATGCACTGGGTAAAGGCAAAGGCGTTAACTGCTGCATAGATTTTAATCTGCCTTATGACAGCGACGTAAAGCTGAACATATTCAACTTATCAGGACAGCTTGCAATGATGGTTTATAACAATAAACATTTGAAGACAGGATTTCATTCAAAGAGAATTGACCTCAACACATTACCGCCGGGGGACTATTATTACGAGCTTGAAACAAATCAAAACAAAGAAATTAAATACCTGAAACACTTAGGTAAGTATAGCAAATAA
- a CDS encoding DUF5063 domain-containing protein, whose product MEVILESEDFKKFLKHAREYCRYIEESKDSGVVFLNNIQNYLLNLYQYIVKVKLVEIIYENNSSQVSDIDYNQIRKIIEERLPINYYWSVFNPLDEKEHDAIIGSLDDDLADIYVNIKEAIVSFDTNKIESIEDALWGFKYDFIIHWGYHLNSALNVIHWYLRENYEFEY is encoded by the coding sequence ATGGAAGTAATATTAGAATCTGAAGATTTTAAAAAATTCCTTAAACACGCCCGTGAATATTGCAGATATATTGAAGAGAGCAAAGATAGTGGAGTAGTATTTTTGAATAATATTCAAAATTATTTATTAAATTTATATCAATACATAGTGAAAGTTAAACTTGTTGAAATTATCTATGAAAACAATTCTTCACAAGTTTCTGATATAGATTATAATCAGATAAGAAAAATTATTGAGGAGAGACTACCTATTAATTATTATTGGAGTGTATTTAATCCATTAGATGAAAAGGAACATGATGCGATTATCGGTTCATTGGATGACGATTTAGCAGATATTTATGTAAATATAAAAGAAGCTATAGTTTCTTTTGACACAAATAAAATAGAATCAATTGAAGATGCCTTATGGGGATTTAAATATGATTTTATTATTCACTGGGGATACCATTTAAATTCAGCATTAAACGTTATTCATTGGTATTTACGAGAAAATTATGAATTTGAATATTGA
- the lexA gene encoding transcriptional repressor LexA, with the protein MVTKLTKRQKSILDYIEKYSYNNAYPPTLKEIADKFKITIGTVQDHIAALQKKNYLERVKDVARGFRVIRQDDKIAERIDPSKYELIPLYGNVAAGEPVFVDDNVRGYISHTKSRNSHQIHFALKVKGDSMIDSGIYDGDIVIVRKQDAADDGDIVIALLEDEVTVKTLKNSRINAYLEASNSKYKAIINRPFSIIGKVIELRRQYNLISAA; encoded by the coding sequence ATGGTAACAAAACTAACCAAACGTCAGAAGTCAATTCTCGATTATATCGAGAAATATTCTTACAACAACGCTTATCCGCCGACCTTAAAGGAAATCGCCGATAAGTTCAAAATCACCATCGGTACCGTGCAGGACCACATCGCCGCGCTTCAGAAAAAGAACTACCTCGAGCGCGTGAAAGACGTTGCCCGCGGATTCCGCGTAATCCGTCAGGACGATAAAATCGCCGAGCGCATCGACCCGAGCAAATACGAACTCATCCCGCTTTACGGCAATGTAGCAGCAGGCGAGCCCGTTTTTGTCGATGACAACGTTCGCGGATACATCTCGCACACAAAAAGCCGCAACTCGCATCAGATTCATTTTGCTCTCAAGGTAAAAGGGGATAGTATGATTGACTCCGGGATTTATGACGGCGATATCGTAATCGTCCGCAAGCAGGATGCTGCCGATGACGGTGATATTGTGATTGCACTTTTGGAAGATGAAGTTACCGTAAAAACTCTCAAAAACAGCCGCATCAATGCCTATCTCGAAGCCTCAAACTCGAAATATAAGGCAATCATTAACAGACCGTTTTCTATTATTGGTAAGGTAATTGAACTCAGAAGGCAGTATAACCTTATTTCAGCAGCGTAA